A single genomic interval of Mangifera indica cultivar Alphonso chromosome 5, CATAS_Mindica_2.1, whole genome shotgun sequence harbors:
- the LOC123217363 gene encoding FT-interacting protein 3: MMQRPPPEDFSLKETNPHLGGGKVTGDKLTSTYDLVEQMQYLYVRVVKAKDLPAKDITGSCDPYVEVKLGNYKGTTRHFEKKTNPEWNQVFAFSKDRIQASVLEVIVKDKDFVKDDFMGRVYFDVNEIPKRVPPDSPLAPQWYRLEDRKGDKVKGELMLAVWMGTQADEAFPEAWHSDAATVSGMDGLANIRSKVYLSPKLWYLRVNVIEAQDLQPTNKGRYPDVFVKAMLGLQALRTRISASRTINPMWNEDLMFVAAEPFEEPLILTVEDRIAPNKDEVLGRCVIPLQYVEKRLDHKPVNTRWFNLEKHVIVEGEKKEIKFASRLHMRICLEGGYHVLDESTHYSSDLRPTAKQLWKSNIGVLELGILNAQGLMPMKTKDGRGTTDAYCVAKYGQKWVRTRTIIDSFTPKWNEQYTWEVFDPCTVITIGVFDNCHLQGGDKSGGSKDSRIGKVRIRLSTLETDRVYTHSYPLLVLYPNGVKKMGEIHLAVRFTCSSLLNMMHMYSQPLLPKMHYLHPLTVSQLDNLRHQATQIVSMRLSRAEPPLRKEVVEFMLDVGSHMWSMRRSKANFFRIMGVLSGLIAVGKWFDQICNWKNPITTVLIHILFIILVLYPELILPTIFLYLFLIGVWYYRWRSRHPPYMDTRLSHADSAHPDELDEEFDTFPTTRPSDIVRMRYDRLRNIAGRIQTVVGDLATQGERLQSLLSWRDPRATALFVIFCLIAAIVLYVTPFQVVALLTGFYVLRHPRFRHRLPSVPLNFFRRLPARTDCML; encoded by the coding sequence ATGATGCAGAGACCACCTCCagaagatttttctttgaaagagaCCAATCCCCATTTGGGTGGGGGGAAGGTCACCGGTGACAAGCTCACAAGTACCTATGACCTTGTTGAGCAGATGCAATATCTTTATGTCCGGGTTGTCAAGGCCAAGGACTTGCCTGCAAAAGATATTACTGGTAGTTGTGATCCTTATGTTGAAGTTAAGCTTGGCAATTATAAGGGTACTACTCGGCAttttgagaagaaaacaaatcCTGAGTGGAACCAGGTGTTTGCATTCTCAAAGGATCGGATTCAGGCATCTGTTCTTGAGGTTATTGTGAAGGATAAAGACTTTGTAAAGGATGATTTTATGGGTAGAGTTTATTTTGATGTGAATGAGATTCCAAAGCGGGTTCCCCCAGATAGCCCTTTGGCTCCACAGTGGTATAGGTTGGAGGATAGGAAGGGGGATAAAGTTAAGGGAGAATTAATGTTGGCTGTTTGGATGGGTACTCAAGCAGATGAGGCATTTCCTGAGGCATGGCATTCAGATGCAGCCACTGTTAGTGGCATGGATGGTCTAGCAAATATCAGGTCTAAGGTGTATCTCTCTCCTAAGCTTTGGTATTTGAGGGTTAATGTGATTGAAGCTCAGGACCTGCAACCCACTAACAAGGGCAGGTACCCAGACGTTTTTGTGAAGGCAATGCTTGGACTTCAGGCTTTGAGAACTAGAATTTCTGCTAGTAGGACTATTAATCCTATGTGGAATGAGGATCTGATGTTTGTTGCTGCAGAACCATTTGAGGAGCCATTGATTTTGACCGTAGAAGATAGAATTGCACCTAACAAGGATGAAGTTTTGGGAAGGTGTGTGATTCCTTTGCAGTATGTGGAAAAGAGGCTTGATCATAAACCTGTGAACACTAGGTGGTTTAATCTTGAAAAGCATGTGATTGTGGAAGGGgagaagaaagagataaagTTTGCTAGCAGGCTTCACATGAGGATCTGTTTGGAAGGTGGTTATCATGTTCTGGATGAATCAACACACTACAGTAGTGATCTCAGGCCAACAGCAAAACAGTTATGGAAGTCCAACATCGGGGTACTAGAATTGGGAATTTTGAATGCTCAAGGTTTGATGCCAATGAAGACTAAAGATGGGCGGGGAACTACAGATGCTTATTGTGTGGCGAAGTATGGGCAGAAATGGGTTCGAACTAGAACAATCATAGATAGCTTTACTCCAAAGTGGAATGAGCAATACACATGGGAAGTTTTTGACCCTTGTACTGTTATAACAATTGGGGTGTTTGATAATTGTCACTTGCAGGGAGGAGATAAATCTGGAGGGTCAAAGGATTCAAGAATTGGAAAGGTAAGGATTCGTCTCTCTACGCTTGAAACAGACCGTGTCTATACTCACTCGTATCCACTTCTGGTTCTATATCCAAATGGTGTCAAGAAGATGGGTGAAATTCATTTGGCTGTGAGATTCACGTGCTCATCATTGCTTAACATGATGCACATGTACTCACAGCCACTGTTGCCGAAGATGCATTATCTGCATCCTTTAACTGTTAGCCAGCTGGATAACTTGAGGCATCAGGCCACTCAGATTGTGTCCATGAGGCTCAGCAGAGCTGAGCCACCATTAAGGAAGGAGGTTGTGGAGTTTATGCTGGATGTGGGATCTCACATGTGGAGCATGAGAAGAAGCAAAGCTAATTTTTTCAGGATCATGGGAGTATTGAGTGGGTTGATTGCTGTGGGAAAATGGTTTGATCAGATCTGCAATTGGAAAAACCCCATTACAACAGTGTTGATACACATCTTGTTTATCATACTGGTGCTGTACCCAGAGCTTATTTTACCCACAATTTTCCTATACCTATTCTTGATTGGAGTTTGGTATTATAGGTGGAGATCAAGGCATCCTCCTTACATGGACACTCGTCTCTCTCATGCAGATTCTGCCCATCCTGATGAACTGGATGAAGAATTCGATACATTTCCAACCACTAGGCCTTCTGATATTGTAAGGATGAGATATGATCGGTTGAGAAACATTGCTGGGAGAATTCAGACTGTGGTTGGTGATTTGGCTACGCAAGGGGAGAGGCTGCAATCTTTGTTGAGCTGGAGAGACCCAAGAGCCACTGCACTGTTTgtgattttttgtttgattgctGCCATTGTTCTTTATGTTACACCATTCCAAGTTGTGGCCCTTCTCACTGGATTTTATGTGTTAAGACATCCAAGGTTCCGCCATAGGCTTCCTTCTGTGCCACTCAATTTCTTCAGGAGGTTGCCAGCTCGAACTGATTGCATGCTATGA